The genomic stretch GTCATTGTTTCCCAAATGGTTGTAACTCACTATTGATGTTGGCTGCGAATTCATAGCCAAACAATAAAAcacaattcaaatatcatacaAAGCAAAAAAACTGAATAATTGAATACTTACTTTGATTCCAGCTCCTACAAGGAAATCAACCAACACAGACTTCATTTTTGTCTGACCACTCTTGAAATCATCTCCACCAATCAAACTGTTCCTTTGGATGGCCAGATCAATCAGCCCTGATGAACAAATCCAAGCAAAATTCAATTTTTGTGATTCTGTCAAACTCGCCTGAATTGCGAAAATCAAATTTAGAAAATAACCTGGGACAAAGGTATTTTGAGGGCTTCCATTGATGAAAGGAACATTTTCAAGAACACAAGCCAAAGCAAAAAGGGTTGAAGGTGAAATCTCAGATTCATTCTTGTCCACAGAAGCCAAGAGATTTTCCGTAGTGTCATTTAGTCCCACGACAATATTACTATACCTCTCAGTGTTTGCAGTCCACAGTACAACCACCTTGTCAACCTTGTTAGCTTCCTTAAACTCCCTTAAATTTCACAAAAATTCTTATATAAGTTTCAAAAACAATCATAAGGTACTATATTAAATTATATTGAATTATACTTAATGTCTTTGATGACTTGTTGGAGTTGTTCTTTCTTTGTTCCTTTGATGATGTTGTTGGCACGTTCTCCTTGATTAGCAGCAATGAAATCAGGATCATAGATTCCAGGAAGTGGAACCATGGATTCCATGTAAGGTCTCAATTGTTTCTGTAGGTCGATGTCAAATACCTTGGCTCGACCCATGGCATCAGCTAGGTTCATGTCACTTATATCCCATCCTCCCCATACAATATCCTCAGGGTTTACCTGCATAAATTAGTTCATTCAAACTCATACTTATGAAACAATTCATTTACGCAACAAGTATAATCAAAAAATTAAATATGTCACTAGTGTGAATCTAACGTTCAGACACATTAAATACATGACACTGACACATCGACACTAGTGTCAATAACACATAAAATAACTTGTATACCATTGGAAGAAGGCTCTTGAATGGGGCATAAATTTCCTCTCCTTGAATAGACCCCACTCTGATAGCTGATGCTTGGGTCAGTGAACCAAAATAATTGGCTTGTTCAATCTTCTCCTTTGTTGCCCATGAAATACCCCTGAAAATTTTAAGTCACAAAACATAATTTTTTTCTTCAGTTATTACTATAATAATCTATTAAACAGAAATTCTGACATGTAGAGACAGATAATAATTTAATAgaataataaattaaatataattataAATATCATGTTCCAGAGATAATAATCACAAAATAATAAATGAAATAGTAAAAATAATGGTGAATAAGATGAAACTAACTCTCTGTTTGCAATAACACCACCAGTGAGGGTTGAACCATTGTTTCCACCCCATCCAACAAGCATTACCCTAACAATAtgaacaacaacaaaaaaaaacataaataagaaAACAAATAGAAATTATTTTTTGTACAGAATTAAAAATGAGGAAAAAAAGGACATCATAGTACCCCAATTTAGGGacatttgtttgtgttttaaaCTCATATTTGACAGTTTTAGGCTTAACAACCCATTGATAAGTGTCATTTCTGTTCTGATGAACAAGTTCAGTTGTTTCGTAACTGTACACAGACTGAATCTCTGTGTCTGTGTACTTCACGTTAGGACTCTCAACCTTGAAACTCTCTATGAACATTTTGGTGAATATGGAAATCACAAAGAGAAAAGGAGGAAGGTCTTTTTGTGAAGAAGTAGTGGTGTAGCTTGACGTTGGTGAAGATAGTTGTATTTATAAAGAAAAACCGCAATAGTGCTACTACACGTGTTATGGAAAGAGTGGGTGTGAATAATGGGCCCATGCAGTTACACAATAATGGTTTTTATAATTTTTAACTTTTTATTTTTGACAAATTATAGTTCATTCAAGATTGTTCTGGTTAATTACGCGAGGTGTTGTATTTATTTATACTCAATGTTTAGCTCTAGTTTTATTAATGGTTTTATTCTAGAATATGTAATATGTTATTTCTACACCATTCCTCTTCACGAAATTGACATAAATAATAACGTCAACACCGAGACGAATATAGACGAATATGAACGATGTTACATGTTAGTAAATAgttaattaaatataaaaaattgattaatatataatttataatttaattaataaattttaaatattaaaaataatttttagtaGTAAAATAATGTTGGTTAATGAAGAGATGAAATTGATTACTAAATGTTTTAATAATGAAATATAAGATATTGATTAATGAAGAGATGAAAATGCTCCGATGTTAAAATAATTTTTAGTATTAAAACACAATTGATTAATGAATTGTAAAATGTTGGTTAATGGACCGATGAAGTTGTTTAATCATTCAACTTTTATACTAATCCACCTTTGTCATACTCTAATTTTGCTCCAAACATTCATTCATTGAAATATTTGCATCATAGTTCAGTCAGTCACTCATTAGCTAATAAAAGTCGGTATTCAGTCAACTTTTATTCCGTTTTAAACTCAAAAATTGAGttaattgcatttcatgcattTTCATCATCTCATGCATCTTTTTAAGTCAATTCAATGTCATCAGAATAAAACTTTGATCCTACAAACAGATCGGTTGAACTAATTATCAAATGTAAATAAAATTAGGGGGCGAAAATTTTTAAAGTCGAGCTTGCAGACGTCAGTTCTATTAATCTACGATTCGTGTAGATTATCTTGGCATGCTCGTTTTAACTTTTTGACTCCTTTTACGGTCACATTTTGATCAGTTTGAGCATTTAACCggtcatttttttattttaaaatttgatcaaaaatgtatattttccaaaattatatttcgcgctgatcattttagtgcattcattttatttttttcggGCACTTTCACAGCaaatttttattctttttttagatttttttttttaaataacaaaGTTTTTCAATTTAATTTCCAAAATAACCACTATTTATCAATATAACCACGTTCTAAGCACCCCTCTAAAGCATGTGTCAGTTGGACGGACGCATGCATGTTGTCATTGAACATAGGCACCAAAACATTGGTGCATGCAGTGTGCAATTAGCGCATACTATATCAAGTGTATGCGCCATTGCATGTGACACATGctttttatattattatttttttaaatttttatatgttatacttatataaaattgaaataaataaaataaataggtaaataaaaaataattattaatattatgatATAAAGTTAAAATACATAACAATTGACAAAAAAATCAATGACCCGTCCGATTGAAATACCCTCATATTCCACATTTTGGTGCGTTAGGTTgccttcgaggtctcccacgatttccGTGAGGTGCTTGGGGTCTATGAGTgttgacatgatgcaatggtggctggtgtgaagATCCGGTGGAATGTTCAACAGTATTTGATaaatttgtcatcatttctcccCAATAGTTAGGGGTGTTGTCGTCAACGGCGTTGCCGTAATTGAGTTAGGTGCCCATGTTATAATAGTTGGGTCGTTGTGGTTGGGTTGTTTGTGGACTGTATGGTTGCCCGAATTTGGACATTGGATCGTTTTGGAAACGAAACAATGATTTTTATGGTGTAataaagtcaaacaatggttgggtgttgtgGCGATAGGATGTTTGGGTGTTCATAAGTGGGGGCTATGATGGCATGAGGTTGAATTGTATGAATCATTCGGTCTATAGACAGATGTGGTGAttgcgtatggttgttggtggttagggtttggttcctggttttgagtttaagtgtgtggcatgaattggttacgaggttgggtgtttggtggttgggtgtatatggtagggtgatggtgtgaggttaGTCGTTGGGTTTGGATGGGTTGACATTGTTATTGGGCGAGGATTTGTTGTTGGGTgtatgatgacgaagctcgttggcgtggatcaatcaagTACCTTGACCCAGGCACAAATTGTGGCGTTGTAACTGATctaaaccatgtcatataatgttgagttggtctagcaccatgtatgattggttcgtttaagatgtgttgtcgtcgattcctccaatgacgacaaATCTCTTTAGCAAAGTCTCTCAAatcggaataatcccattggccatcgactctttgttgatgTCAATCTCCCAAACGCGTCGAAGGTTCTGAAATTTGTTTTTGCATGCCGAATTGCAGTTTCacacggtcactctggtgcatctccataGTAGTGAACCAGATGATTTGTGTTTTGCTGTCAAAActgcatcatcatcatggttaatCTGATGGTCAAGACCCAGATACTTAGAGGATATGTAATtggataatttttttaaaatcaaaagtaGAGTTGTTTAGTAGTAATACATCGCCTGATTCAATGTGGTGTAAAAGATTGTAATAGACTACTACAGCCTATTTGAGACACCTGTTATAGTTCAACCCcttaactgaccacctagatcaaAAAGATTAAAAATATATTAGTTACAGTCAGTTGTAGTATAAATTCTAataaattagatgatttaagataaacttactttgttgctTAGGGGAATGTGAATGGCTTCTTGTTGACGGGGGCGAGTGACAATAttcttgaccaacctcatgcttgtagcaaataggcGTAAGAATAAAATGTTCAAGTActtttttggcatttttacacaacGAACTATATAGATGAGACAAAATAGCTGAACTCCAACTATATGTGTCTACTTTGTTTATGTTTCAtaacaacggtaaatacataatatttaccgtattatTAGTACTTTCAGGAAATAAGAAATTATcaaatagaatcataatataacaGCAAGCTTTTattatcttttcatactcaaTAAATTCTTCGTTTAGTGTTATACTTgaataatattgtttaagattTATTGTCGTAATGAACTCTGCCTGTTCCAGTTGTCAATATCTTACTGGAAGAGGAGTGATTCTTATGAGATAGGTTGTACgggtccagttcacacatgcTTAATCACGATACAATTATACTTCATCATACAGGAAAACATGGATAGCTAGGACTAAGGCAATTGAAAAAGTGTTTTCCAATTGGGAGGAGTCATACAAAGAACTTCCAAAATACTTTGTGGCACTTAAACATTATActccagggactattgtcaaTTTGGAAACGTTGCCAGCGTATACCCCAGACGAGACTTGTGTTAGTGGTAATGGCATATTCCACCGACTCTTCTGGACATATCAAtcatgcatcaaaggttttgctttTTGTAAACCTATTgtacaaattgatggtacatggttgtacgagAAATATAAATGAACGCTAgtgatggcagtggcacaagatgtcaacaataatttttttccaatcgcctttgcactagttgaaggggagactgcttAGGGGTGGAGGTTTTTCCTAAAAAAATCCCCGATTGCACGTTACTCCTCAACCCAACTTATGTTTAATTTCAGACAGACACCCATCAATTGTGAGTGCCTATAAAAATATTGATAATGGCTAATATGATTCTCTTTCgacgcatgtctactgcattagacatatcgctcaaaatttcatgcgggagatcaaagacaaaacattGCGGAAAAAGGTTGTCAATGTATGGTATGCATTAACAAAACCTTCATTCAAACATTACTGTGAAGACATCAGATTGTCAAACACAAATGCAGTAAGGTGGATCAACAAcattccattggagaagtggactagggcatacgaaAA from Lathyrus oleraceus cultivar Zhongwan6 chromosome 7, CAAS_Psat_ZW6_1.0, whole genome shotgun sequence encodes the following:
- the LOC127101470 gene encoding inositol-3-phosphate synthase gives rise to the protein MFIESFKVESPNVKYTDTEIQSVYSYETTELVHQNRNDTYQWVVKPKTVKYEFKTQTNVPKLGVMLVGWGGNNGSTLTGGVIANREGISWATKEKIEQANYFGSLTQASAIRVGSIQGEEIYAPFKSLLPMVNPEDIVWGGWDISDMNLADAMGRAKVFDIDLQKQLRPYMESMVPLPGIYDPDFIAANQGERANNIIKGTKKEQLQQVIKDIKEFKEANKVDKVVVLWTANTERYSNIVVGLNDTTENLLASVDKNESEISPSTLFALACVLENVPFINGSPQNTFVPGLIDLAIQRNSLIGGDDFKSGQTKMKSVLVDFLVGAGIKPTSIVSYNHLGNNDGMNLSAPQTFRSKEISKSNVVDDMVNSNAILYAPGEHPDHVVVIKYVPYVGDSKRAMDEYTSEIFMGGKNTIVMHNTCEDSLLAAPIILDLVLLAELSTRIQLKSEHEDKFHAFHPVATILSYLTKAPLVPPGTPVVNALSKQRSMLENIMRACVGLAPENNMILEYK